In a single window of the Tellurirhabdus bombi genome:
- a CDS encoding discoidin domain-containing protein — translation MNKFIHFLRFFSLVNCEKNYNQPALNHYELPAVPGDLLRFLVPRSDLGGVDYDRLQIRLLPCNAEEVLPQAIGTLRPQLGETSSLIRLRVNSAPQGEHRQFALECDVPTPQEVKRILSIGKPVLSSSEAGEFWAAANLTDGLLTSQIGKFGWSSDTFLTNPNHTEYVVVDLGKVAEIDQVILVPVTTQGYPIDFTIDVSDDYATWQTVVTRTNAVEVSTPQEFSINTRGRYVRVQATKLRYISAGDPYYRFQLVEVQVIGVFADTPKITTRTLGGTFKGQQTSLPDYVRAIRNFFINNPYTPVSVVDDGNELEIRFHHSERFKLGYAPVRVGLGSVIEYNTNQPALNARKLETITVASMDTFQVIVGDDIESGNVYKLGSISYTAVGNELPIAILKALGVSDGKLTVVSGTPVPYAVTRGSYVLDNTNRPRLELAYTGNNGGGFDTYQGKVAADVQPGNLYQISAPGMTTITKVASDNDTKATIDAFFNLVAVPQGQTPTITILPGVRTYQNTNNPVLTLTGKTTVASHKRDRYSIIIGSSIRRNNEFRLQDARVVAQETDTVKDIARKLGYATHPFTFDVPENQPVTAYAIPGLLYDETNIADIDVIEGATWAGQHAQVIAEVLIPDDLEPGQYSLVLWDSKAKKVVAQSNRLDVMDEDDEETALIRYRDDSSVFGYDYHEPGFFQQLRLPVYIGEGRIRQEENLWSTLNHEMVRDRTSGALTRNLTTRAMPESFHLALWAALKHRNLLIDHYSVRCEGDYQQSAPIGIQRLMNGNAILVETDFWSNKVAATNGGYVYIESVCAELTCWLENDGTLSRIKTNQVVVANAYRLMVESVTEQLEVIVYVNEVDRGRLLTNPHSLNRLDKTLMLDAGSKVRIEVKLVTVDSSVSKWHNHPVDLGEGAFGPEFNPDQFN, via the coding sequence ATGAATAAATTCATTCATTTCCTGCGTTTTTTCTCCCTCGTAAACTGCGAGAAGAATTACAATCAGCCTGCGCTGAATCATTACGAATTGCCTGCGGTGCCAGGTGATCTCCTGCGTTTTCTGGTACCGCGCTCAGACCTCGGAGGCGTGGACTACGACCGGCTTCAGATTCGATTACTTCCCTGCAATGCAGAAGAAGTTTTGCCCCAAGCGATCGGAACACTTCGGCCCCAGCTAGGCGAGACAAGCAGTCTGATTCGGTTGCGCGTGAATTCGGCCCCACAAGGCGAACACCGGCAATTTGCTTTGGAATGTGATGTGCCAACACCCCAGGAAGTTAAACGCATCCTGTCGATTGGTAAGCCTGTACTTTCCAGTAGTGAAGCGGGTGAGTTTTGGGCGGCGGCCAATCTAACAGATGGTCTTTTAACTTCTCAGATCGGGAAATTTGGCTGGTCTTCGGACACCTTTTTAACTAACCCCAATCATACGGAATACGTGGTTGTCGATTTGGGGAAAGTAGCTGAGATTGACCAGGTAATTCTGGTGCCAGTGACCACGCAGGGTTATCCAATCGACTTTACGATTGATGTGTCGGATGATTATGCGACCTGGCAAACTGTCGTAACGAGAACTAACGCGGTTGAAGTGTCAACGCCCCAGGAATTTAGTATCAATACTCGTGGCCGCTACGTGCGTGTGCAGGCGACCAAGTTACGGTACATTTCGGCCGGTGATCCGTATTACCGCTTTCAACTGGTGGAGGTGCAGGTAATTGGTGTATTTGCCGATACTCCCAAGATTACTACGCGCACGCTTGGCGGTACCTTCAAAGGACAGCAGACAAGCCTTCCTGACTACGTCCGCGCAATCCGGAATTTCTTTATCAATAATCCCTACACGCCGGTTTCGGTTGTCGATGACGGGAACGAACTGGAAATTCGATTCCATCATTCGGAGCGCTTCAAGCTCGGTTACGCGCCGGTGCGCGTTGGCCTGGGTTCGGTTATTGAATACAACACCAACCAACCAGCACTAAACGCCCGAAAGCTGGAGACAATTACCGTGGCCAGCATGGATACTTTTCAGGTTATTGTTGGGGATGACATTGAAAGCGGCAATGTTTACAAACTTGGCTCAATATCCTACACCGCCGTTGGCAATGAACTTCCCATTGCAATTTTAAAAGCACTTGGCGTATCAGATGGTAAACTGACTGTTGTGAGTGGAACGCCGGTGCCGTATGCGGTTACCAGAGGAAGTTATGTGCTGGACAATACGAACCGGCCCCGCTTGGAGTTAGCTTACACGGGAAACAACGGAGGCGGTTTTGATACGTACCAGGGCAAAGTAGCGGCTGATGTGCAGCCGGGGAATCTCTACCAGATTTCGGCACCCGGCATGACGACCATTACCAAAGTTGCTTCAGATAACGATACAAAGGCAACGATTGACGCTTTCTTTAACCTGGTTGCCGTACCACAGGGTCAGACTCCCACAATAACCATTTTGCCCGGCGTGCGCACCTATCAGAACACGAACAATCCAGTTCTTACTCTGACTGGAAAGACAACCGTAGCCAGTCACAAACGAGATCGATACAGCATCATTATCGGTTCGTCCATTCGCCGCAACAATGAGTTTCGTTTGCAGGATGCTCGTGTTGTCGCTCAGGAAACCGATACAGTAAAGGATATTGCCCGAAAACTCGGCTATGCAACGCACCCGTTCACGTTCGACGTTCCGGAAAATCAGCCGGTGACGGCCTACGCCATACCAGGGCTGCTATACGATGAAACCAACATTGCGGATATCGATGTGATTGAAGGCGCAACCTGGGCCGGCCAACACGCGCAGGTAATTGCTGAGGTATTGATTCCTGATGATCTGGAGCCAGGCCAATATTCGCTTGTGCTTTGGGACTCAAAAGCAAAGAAGGTTGTCGCCCAGTCGAACCGGCTGGATGTGATGGACGAAGACGACGAAGAAACTGCCTTAATTCGGTACCGGGATGATTCTTCGGTTTTTGGCTACGATTACCACGAGCCGGGCTTTTTCCAGCAACTTCGTCTGCCAGTCTACATTGGTGAAGGCCGGATTCGTCAGGAGGAAAACTTGTGGTCAACCTTAAATCACGAAATGGTACGCGACCGAACAAGCGGTGCTCTGACTCGGAATCTGACAACCCGTGCCATGCCGGAAAGTTTTCACCTGGCACTCTGGGCCGCCCTCAAACACCGAAACCTGCTCATTGATCATTATTCGGTGCGTTGTGAAGGCGACTATCAGCAAAGTGCGCCAATTGGTATACAACGATTGATGAACGGAAATGCTATACTGGTCGAAACGGATTTCTGGTCGAACAAAGTTGCAGCAACCAACGGCGGCTACGTATACATTGAGTCGGTTTGCGCTGAATTGACTTGCTGGTTAGAAAACGATGGTACACTGTCCCGGATCAAAACAAATCAGGTGGTAGTGGCGAATGCCTACCGGCTCATGGTTGAAAGCGTTACTGAGCAGTTGGAGGTAATTGTGTACGTAAATGAAGTGGATCGTGGTCGACTGCTTACCAACCCACATTCATTAAACCGATTGGATAAAACCTTAATGCTTGATGCTGGTAGCAAAGTACGTATTGAAGTTAAACTAGTGACGGTAGATAGTAGTGTATCAAAATGGCATAATCATCCGGTTGATCTTGGGGAAGGAGCATTCGGGCCAGAATTTAATCCTGATCAATTCAATTAG